A stretch of Porites lutea chromosome 5, jaPorLute2.1, whole genome shotgun sequence DNA encodes these proteins:
- the LOC140937479 gene encoding uncharacterized protein: MTTEISIEREANLRAQKKKILRLQRLKYLTGKLEISDALTANDAENEDASFAQGKEEKSSDQLCTKEPPVVAYEEVNEKLTNGSVPDGNSDRSGNEPFAPKHKSPVLLRRKRHDAEVTVEQCQKLTNIDSSKFSIVVDNTTELERYTPSVASLSSEYHRKTIEIKKKADERRRNVGSPRYTHHTLLNLSSNSHSLAVNNLQLRRSSSLTELRHQDNQEEIQHAQHATINHGIRCKSEDVRVGTPNGIAEHETAPFPLRATSMSSITDVCLTTEKEDMNFGVFARKQQERLEDNLRRVEQNLDSTFSKLRRYINATNEILETVKLKEDT, from the coding sequence ATGACGACAGAAATTTCAATTGAACGCGAGGCCAATCTACGGGCTCAAAAGAAAAAGATTCTGCGATTACAAAGGCTGAAATACCTCACCGGGAAACTTGAAATTTCAGACGCACTAACAGCAAATGACGCAGAAAATGAGGATGCCTCATTTGCTCAAGGAAAGGAAGAAAAGTCGAGCGATCAACTTTGCACCAAGGAGCCGCCAGTAGTCGCTTATGAGGAAGTGAATGAGAAGCTCACAAACGGCTCTGTTCCCGATGGTAACTCTGATCGAAGTGGAAACGAGCCATTTGCGCCAAAACATAAGAGTCCTGTTTTACTGAGGAGAAAGCGACATGACGCTGAAGTGACAGTCGAGCAATGTCAAAAGCTAACTAACATAGACAGTTCGAAATTTTCCATTGTTGTTGATAATACTACTGAACTCGAACGATACACACCTTCGGTTGCGTCTCTTTCTTCGGAATATCATCGGAAAACGATTGAAATCAAGAAGAAAGCTGACGAACGGAGACGAAATGTTGGATCACCAAGATATACACATCACACCCTACTGAATTTATCATCAAACAGCCATTCTTTGGCGGTCAATAACCTTCAACTGCGTCGAAGCTCAAGCCTTACTGAGTTGCGCCATCAGGATAATCAAGAAGAAATTCAACATGCCCAACACGCTACAATCAATCACGGAATTAGATGCAAAAGTGAAGACGTAAGAGTGGGAACCCCGAACGGGATTGCAGAGCATGAAACCGCTCCTTTCCCGCTACGTGCAACCAGCATGTCTTCCATAACCGATGTATGTCTCACAACAGAAaaagaagatatgaattttggAGTTTTCGCGCGGAAACAACAAGAAAGACTAGAAGATAATTTACGGCGTGTGGAGCAAAACCTAGACAGTACTTTCAGCAAATTACGACGTTATATAAACGCAACGAACGAAATATTAGAAACTGTCAAATTAAAAGAAGACACGTGA